From the Xiphophorus maculatus strain JP 163 A chromosome 20, X_maculatus-5.0-male, whole genome shotgun sequence genome, one window contains:
- the dnase1l3 gene encoding deoxyribonuclease gamma: protein MKIASFNIQRLGLKKVSDPSILNNLVQIISRYDIIVILEVVDETGKAVDVLMEALNKEHRYEKQISTRLGRTDYKEQFLFLYRVGLVTLKDLYQSDDKKTQGQDDINRDPYILRFSCPNTVLEDLVMIPVHISPKGAEIELDKLYDLFLHIQKMWKTDNVMILGDFNADGSYVSKKEMKTIRIRSDKNFHWLIGDDVDTTASTKNTNTYDRIVVYGDKMLQAVVKNSAKAFNFQEEYRLSNEQALNISDHYPVEVELLGKTGGADGLKEKAEELDVKDKKPKDEKKKNTAGKGKGKPGQ from the exons ATGAAAATCGCATCGTTTAACATTCAGAGGCTTGGACTGAAAAAAGTGTCGGACCCCAGCATTCTGAACAACCTGGttcag attatttcTCGTTATGACATCATTGTGATCCTGGAGGTTGTGGATGAGACCGGGAAAGCCGTGGATGTTCTGATGGAAGCTCTTAACAA GGAACATCGCTACGAGAAGCAAATCAGCACTCGCCTGGGCAGAACTGACTACAAGGAGCAGTTCCTGTTCCTGTACAG GGTCGGTCTGGTTACTCTGAAGGACTTGTACCAGTCTGACGATAAGAAGACTCAAGGACAGGACGACATTAACAGAGATCCGTACATCCTGCGCTTCAGCTGCCCAAACACAG TCCTGGAAGATCTGGTGATGATCCCAGTTCACATCTCACCAAAAGGCGCCGAGATTGAGCTGGATAAACTCTACGACCTTTTCCTGCACATTCAGAAGATGTGGAAGACTGAT AACGTGATGATCCTGGGCGACTTTAACGCCGACGGCTCGTACGTTTCTAAGAAGGAGATGAAAACCATCCGAATCCGCAGCGACAAAAACTTCCACTGGCTGATTGGAGACGATGTGGACACAACGGCCAGCACCAAAAACACCAACACATACGACAG GATTGTTGTTTACGGAGACAAAATGCTTCAGGCTGTTGTTAAAAATTCTGCTAAGGCCTTCAACTTCCAGGAAGAATACAGACTCTCCAACGAACAG GCTCTGAACATAAGCGACCATTATCCAGTGGAGGTGGAGCTGCTGGGGAAAACAGGTGGAGCTGATG GTCTGAAAGAGAAGGCGGAAGAGCTCGACGTTAAAGACAAGAAaccaaaagatgaaaagaaaaaaaatactgcaggaAAGGGGAAAGGTAAACCTGGACAATGA
- the LOC102222809 gene encoding nuclear factor 7, ovary-like, whose translation MASGSEKNLSCPICHEIFTDPVVLSCSHSFCQACVQSWWKEKLINECPVCKERPLSNPPISSALRNLCLAEKTRLSAGAEPGLCSQHSEKLKLFCLDHQQSVCVVCRDSKAHSNHRFRPIDEAAEERREEVRESLTALREQLKLFEEAKGSRDQNAKHIKSQNRNTEKQIRDQFRKFHQLLQEEEEARIAALREEERQKSKALREESEALSRIISDFSTTIRETEKQLKADSVSFLRSYKAALTTAEQRRLQDEPAPSAGALLDVAKHLGNLAFNIWIQMKAAVCFSAVVLDPNTAHPELTPDDDLSAATHGERLKLPDNPERFGWCRAVLGSDGFTSGSHSWEVEVGEGGGWEVGVAAESADRKGSVGSGSWRIGLDGAFLAFFPPGRSSVLSVKPPRRIRVQLDWERGKLSFSDADTGGHIHTFSHCFTEKLFPFFSVKKEKTLKILTTAVSASVGQ comes from the coding sequence ATGGCTTCCGGCTCCGAGAAGAATCTTTCCTGCCCCATCTGCCACGAAATCTTCACGGATCCTGTGGTTCTGTCGTGCAGCCACAGCTTCTGCCAGGCCTGCGTCCAGTCCTGGTGGAAGGAAAAGCTCATAAACGAGTGTCCGGTTTGCAAGGAAAGGCCGCTGAGCAACCCGCCCATCAGCTCGGCGTTGAGGAATCTGTGTTTAGCGGAAAAAACGAGGCTCTCTGCGGGAGCGGAGCCGGGACTCTGCAGCCAGCACAGCGAGAAGCTGAAGCTGTTCTGCCTGGACCACCAGCAGTCCGTCTGCGTCGTCTGCAGGGACTCCAAAGCTCACAGCAACCACAGGTTTAGACCCATCGACGAGGCGGCGGAGGAGCGCAGGGAGGAGGTCCGGGAGTCCCTCACGGCTCTGCGGGAACAGCTGAAGCTCTTCGAAGAGGCGAAGGGGAGCCGCGACCAAAACGCCAAACACATCAAGAGCCAGAACAGaaacacggagaagcagatCCGGGATCAGTTCAGGAAGTTTCACCAGcttctgcaggaggaagaggaggcgcGCATCGCCGCGCTGAGGGAGGAAGAGCGGCAGAAAAGCAAAGCGCTGAGGGAGGAATCGGAAGCTCTGAGCAGGATTATCTCCGATTTCTCCACCACAATCAGAGAGACGGAGAAGCAGCTGAAGGCCGACAGCGTTTCCTTCCTGCGCTCCTACAAAGCCGCCTTAACAACAGCGGAACAGCGCCGCCTGCAGGACGAGCCGGCACCGTCCGCCGGCGCGCTGCTGGACGTGGCAAAACATCTGGGCAACCTGGCCTTCAACATCTGGATCCAGATGAAGGCGGCCGTCTGCTTCTCCGCCGTGGTTCTGGACCCAAACACGGCTCACCCCGAGCTGACCCCGGACGACGACCTGAGCGCCGCGACGCACGGAGAGCGGCTCAAGCTGCCGGACAACCCGGAGCGGTTCGGCTGGTGCCGCGCCGTGCTCGGCTCGGACGGGTTCACTTCCGGGTCGCACAGCTGGGAGGTCGAGGTCGGAGAAGGCGGCGGCTGggaggtgggcgtggcggcggaGTCCGCGGACAGAAAGGGGTCCGTGGGGTCGGGGTCGTGGAGGATCGGTCTGGACGGCGCCTTTCTGGCCTTTTTCCCTCCAGGGAGAAGTTCGGTTCTGTCCGTCAAGCCGCCCCGGAGGATCCGAGTCCAACTGGACTGGGAGAGGGGGAAGCTGTCGTTCTCAGACGCCGATACCGGCGGACACATCCACACCTTCAGCCACTGCTTCACTGAGAAACTGTTTCCGTTTTTCAGCGTCAAGAAGGAGAAAACGCTGAAAATATTAACAACAGCAGTTTCTGCCTCTGTGGGTCAGTGA